Proteins co-encoded in one Medicago truncatula cultivar Jemalong A17 chromosome 8, MtrunA17r5.0-ANR, whole genome shotgun sequence genomic window:
- the LOC25500355 gene encoding probable LRR receptor-like serine/threonine-protein kinase At1g05700, with the protein MQHIHDRLITKKEPPQMVTLMLNSIVLLALVPFICITQANSEQLHTPVSTEIANNENPGFISIDCGSVIDYLQEDTGIWYKTDKGFVETGENHVTSSTINLNYLYFGKQLTTLRCFPEGDRNCYTLKPKEGKNKKYMIRAFFSYGNYDGKNQTQSFDLYLGVDLWKKINFINTVDYSYTEIIHTPSSNTINVCLVKTGPTIPCISSLELRLLNNSIYQNQQIISTTDPQPLLKIEARFDVGPSPCSNKHARYKDDVYDRIWLCDQFLYENNDWYPLGLDESINMDPEINNDAYKLPSKVLRSTAQPNNVSHPLGFIYEYTYSPPLDKTYEYYVYFHFNEIEKLSGGKKRKINITVNYKPVLSQPLVLDYLKPITLNYKTQGDVWFNISATSDSDLPPVLNAFEIYQFITQLDSPTDAQDVGAIMDIKSSYEVNKLSWQGDPCLPKQYAWEGLVCKGDTIPRITSLNLSSSKLTGEINIWFSYLTELKFLDLSNNELEGPLPEFLAHLPNLKVLNLTGNKLSGSIPNALKKKADSTLQLSVDDYLDTCNMRSCKKKNIVVPIVASLSALIIIILISLGFWIFKRQIVVPSNSKNKGSLKSKHQRFSYTEILNITDNFKTIIGEGGFGKVYLGTLQDQTQVAIKMLSPSSMQGYKEFQSEAQLLTIVHHRNLVSLIGYCDEGEIKALIYEYMANGNLQQHLSVENSNVLNWTERLNIAVDTAYGLDYLHNGCKPPIMHRDLKPSNILLDENLHAKIADFGLSRAFGNDDASHISTRPAGTFGYADPEFQRSGNTNKKNDIFSFGIILFELITGKKALERSYEENIHILQWVVPIIKAGNIQNIMDSRLQGEFSINSAWKVVEIAMSCVSQNAVERPDINQILVELNECLSLEMVQRNNGRERAIVEITSVNLGSQTAPLAR; encoded by the exons ATGCAACATATTCATGACAGATTAATTACAAAGAAAGAACCACCCCAGATGGTAACCTTAATGTTAAACTCCATCGTATTGCTTGCCTTGGTGCCATTTATTTGCATTACTCAAGCCAATTCTGAACAACTACACACACCTGTTTCAACAGAAATTGCTAACAATGAAAATCCTG GTTTTATAAGCATTGATTGTGGATCAGTAATCGATTACTTGCAAGAGGATACCGGAATTTGGTATAAGACAGACAAAGGGTTTGTGGAAACAGGAGAGAATCATGTGACTTCATCCACTATCAACTTAAACTATCTTTACTTTGGGAAACAATTAACCACGTTGAGATGTTTCCCAGAAGGAGATAGAAATTGTTACACATTGAAACCTAAAGAgggtaaaaataaaaagtatatgaTTCGTGCTTTCTTTTCATATGGAAATTATGATGGCAAAAATCAAACACAATCTTTTGATTTATATCTTGGAGTTGATCTttggaaaaaaatcaatttcattaaTACTGTTGATTACTCTTACACGGAGATCATACACACTCCTTCATCTAACACTATAAATGTGTGCCTTGTAAAGACTGGTCCAACAATCCCTTGCATTTCATCATTGGAATTGAGACTTTTAAACAATTCCATTTATCAGAATCAACAGATAATCTCTACCACTGATCCACAACCTCTGTTGAAAATTGAAGCTAGGTTTGATGTTGGCCCCTCACCTTGTTCAAACAA ACACGCTAGGTACAAAGATGATGTGTATGATCGGATATGGCTATGTGACCAATTCTTGTACGAAAATAATGATTGGTATCCATTGGGTTTGGATGAATCCATAAATATGGATCCAGAAATCAATAATGATGCTTATAAATTACCATCCAAAGTATTAAGGAGTACAGCCCAACCAAATAATGTGTCACACCCCTTGggatttatttatgaatatacaTATTCTCCACCCCTAGACAAAACATATGAATATTATGTCTATTTTCACTTCAATGAAATTGAGAAACTTTCAGgtggtaaaaaaagaaaaataaacatcacAGTAAACTATAAACCTGTGCTCTCTCAGCCCTTAGTTCTTGATTACTTGAAACCTATTACACTCAACTACAAAACTCAAGGGGATGTTTGGTTCAACATTAGTGCAACCTCAGATTCTGATCTTCCTCCTGTGCTCAATGCTTTTGAGATTTATCAGTTCATAACCCAACTTGATTCACCAACAGACGCTCAAGATG TTGGAGCAATCATGGATATCAAAAGCTCCTATGAGGTGAATAAATTGAGTTGGCAAGGAGACCCATGTCTTCCTAAGCAATATGCATGGGAAGGTCTAGTTTGCAAAGGTGATACCATTCCAAGGATCACATCTTT GAACCTGAGCTCAAGCAAATTGACAGGGGAGATAAATATTTGGTTCTCGTATCTTACAGAACTAAAATTTCT GGATTTGTCAAACAACGAGTTGGAAGGGCCTTTGCCAGAATTTCTAGCACACTTGCCAAATTTAAAAGTTCT CAATCTAACGGGAAATAAGCTCTCTGGTTCGATTCCAAATGCTCTAAAGAAAAAGGCAGATTCAACTTTGCAATTAAG TGTGGATGACTATCTTGATACTTGTAACATGCGTTCGTGCAAAAAGAAGAACATTGTTGTACCAATTGTTGCATCACTTTCAGCATTAATTATAATCATATTGATCTCTCTCGGATTTTGGATATTCAAAAGACAAATAG TGGTGCCTTCTAATTCTAAGAACAAGGGTTCGCTGAAATCAAAACATCAAAGATTCAGTTATACTGAAATTCTCAATATTACTGATAACTTCAAAACTATTATTGGAGAAGGAGGATTTGGAAAAGTTTATCTTGGCACTCTTCAAGATCAAACTCAAGTTGCTATTAAGATGCTTTCACCATCATCAATGCAAGGTTATAAAGAATTTCAATCAGAG gCACAACTTCTAACGATTGTTCATCATAGAAATTTGGTCTCTCTCATTGGGTATTGTGATGAAGGTGAAATTAAAGCATTGATTTATGAGTACATGGCCAATGGAAATCTACAACAACATTTATCAG TGGAAAATTCAAATGTCTTGAACTGGACTGAGAGACTCAACATTGCAGTTGATACAGCATATG GATTGGATTATTTACATAATGGATGTAAACCACCTATTATGCATAGAGATTTGAAGCCTTCCAACATACTACTAGACGAAAACTTGCATGCAAAGATTGCTGATTTTGGTCTAAGTAGAGCTTTTGGTAATGATGATGCTTCTCATATATCCACACGACCTGCTGGTACATTTGGTTACGCTGATCCTGA ATTTCAACGATCAGGAAacacaaataagaaaaatgatatctTTAGCTTTGGGATAATTCTATTTGAGTTGATCACCGGAAAGAAAGCACTTGAAAGATCATATGAAGAAAATATTCATATACTGCAATGGGTTGTTCCCATAATTAAAGCAGGAAATATTCAAAACATTATGGATTCGAGGTTGCAGGGTGAGTTCAGCATCAATTCAGCATGGAAAGTCGTTGAGATAGCCATGTCATGTGTTTCACAAAATGCTGTCGAGAGGCCGGACATTAACCAAATTTTGGTAGAGCTAAATGAATGTCTCTCTTTGGAGATGGTTCAGAGAAATAATGGAAGAGAAAGAGCTATAGTTGAAATTACTTCTGTAAATCTTGGATCACAAACTGCTCCTTTAGCTAGGTAA